One Misgurnus anguillicaudatus chromosome 22, ASM2758022v2, whole genome shotgun sequence DNA segment encodes these proteins:
- the vamp8 gene encoding vesicle-associated membrane protein 8 isoform X2, translating to MGLGDPDSTQRDEEAAQEVDRVKALQSQVDGVKDIMTQNVDRILARGERLDDLMGKSEDLQAGAQNFKHTSQKVARAYWWKNVKLIVVIVVIVLIVILIIIFLATGVIPTSSPPPLPTSKP from the exons ATGGGGCTGGGCGATCCAGATAGTACG CAGAGAGATGAGGAAGCAGCTCAGGAGGTGGATCGGGTTAAAGCTCTACAGTCTCAAGTGGATGGTGTAAAGGATATTATGACCCAGAATGTGGATCGGATCCTGGCTCGTGGAGAGAGGCTTGACGATCTGATGGGGAAATCTGAGGACCTGCAGGCTGGG GCCCAGAACTTCAAACATACCTCTCAGAAGGTTGCTCGTGCTTACTGGTGGAAAAATGTGAAATTGATTGTGGTTATCGTCGTGATTGTCCTCATCGTTATTCTGATAATAATATTCCTTGCTACTGGTGTAATTCCAACCAGTTCTCCTCCGCCTTTACCCACTTCGAAACCTTAG
- the vamp8 gene encoding vesicle-associated membrane protein 8 isoform X1 yields MGLGDPDSTQQRDEEAAQEVDRVKALQSQVDGVKDIMTQNVDRILARGERLDDLMGKSEDLQAGAQNFKHTSQKVARAYWWKNVKLIVVIVVIVLIVILIIIFLATGVIPTSSPPPLPTSKP; encoded by the exons ATGGGGCTGGGCGATCCAGATAGTACG CAGCAGAGAGATGAGGAAGCAGCTCAGGAGGTGGATCGGGTTAAAGCTCTACAGTCTCAAGTGGATGGTGTAAAGGATATTATGACCCAGAATGTGGATCGGATCCTGGCTCGTGGAGAGAGGCTTGACGATCTGATGGGGAAATCTGAGGACCTGCAGGCTGGG GCCCAGAACTTCAAACATACCTCTCAGAAGGTTGCTCGTGCTTACTGGTGGAAAAATGTGAAATTGATTGTGGTTATCGTCGTGATTGTCCTCATCGTTATTCTGATAATAATATTCCTTGCTACTGGTGTAATTCCAACCAGTTCTCCTCCGCCTTTACCCACTTCGAAACCTTAG
- the vamp5 gene encoding vesicle-associated membrane protein 5, which translates to MENGQNRLRKAQEDVEEVKVIMLDNLNKADERSTKLGDLEDRADELRQKGEAFSKTSAKVKQKKRWENNKLKVIMAAVIVGVVILIIVIIIMNTIPDSSGNGSSGQRAATSKPPLENSSG; encoded by the exons ATG GAGAATGGGCAAAACCGTCTCCGTAAGGCTCAGGAGGATGTGGAAGAAGTGAAGGTAATCATGCTGGACAACCTAAACAAGGCAGATGAGCGATCAACGAAACTTGGGGATCTGGAGGACAGAGCTGATGAACTACGGCAAAAG GGAGAAGCCTTCTCAAAAACCTCAGCTAAGGTGAAACAAAAGAAGCGCTGGGAGAATAATAAGCTTAAAGTGATAATGGCAGCAGTAATAGTTGGAGTGGTCATCCTCATAATTGTGATTATAATAATGAATACGATTCCAGATTCCAGTGGAAATGGCTCAAGTGGTCAAAGAGCTGCAACTTCAAAGCCACCACTAGAAAATTCATCAGGATGA
- the ncaph gene encoding condensin complex subunit 2, producing MSAFSTPNSRPRQWSSPAIGQKAALSATSTPLLDNIQGNDDERERRQRRRSKVIDLHGLTDSSIHEAGTHSSAGTPAAVPKLSSAQISEHYSTCIKLSTENKITTKNAFGLHLIDYMADILKQKDSELNFKVAAGTLDASTKIYAVRVDAVHADAYRVLGGLGSETKPKESQDGNEEAEMDEDRQGEQVAAKQPKKRPQKKTVEQNLSNINLSESEMKCEVDPMFQRMAASFDENSTAGVFLSVLFSEDSRCELRFPSHMTLLKSQPSPVQMPHQHVPASPFTAHLKTLEEKPICPSLEDFSFTRWTPEQTTNLNQLLEKMKQGEHAFDVNADIEPEEDDGPDFGDHFDADVDEGRPGDSEEYKEHKDACLRSPEKGRGVIPIGQVDIATMCMQLSDQPREYSYFSPRTMASWVGPGYWLFKPGHKQDHKPDKEPRKRAPKNPLVIDFKEDIHFHNYFRTTRAATTISKSALNSSNKKTTLPADFQYPPSNLSQLNLKPSNTLSSEGKKRLSGELGEEIGEYDYNNPNDTANFCPALQEGDSEDADGFAGSDDSQTDRPNPFSLDTEDISTYGDDCLVPEPHKVNIIEINYAKTAKTMDMKKLKTSMWSFLTDSPEKPKEVQNETTEVPGEKSFSESIRNLVQRLPSTMATNLSVPLAFVALLHLANEKNLELHKIDSMTDIIIKQGQ from the exons ATGAGTGCATTTAGTACCCCGAACTCGAGGCCACGGCAGTGGTCCTCTCCAGCAATAGGACAAAAAGCGGCTCTGTCGGCGACAAGCACACCTCTGTTGGACAACATCCAGGGAAACGATGATGAACGAGAGAGACGTCAAAGACGCAGGTCTAAAGTTATCGATCTTCATGGGTTAACTGATTCATCCATCCACGAGGCCGGTACCCACAG TTCTGCAGGCACTCCTGCCGCGGTACCTAAGCTGTCATCCGCACAGATCTCTGAACATTACTCAACCTGCATCAAGCTCTCCACTGAAAAT aaaattaccacaaaaaatgCCTTTGGTCTGCACCTCATCGATTACATGGCAGACATTCTGAAGCAGAAAGACTCCGAGCTCAACTTCAAG GTGGCAGCGGGCACCTTGGATGCTAGCACAAAAATTTATGCTGTGAGAGTGGATGCGGTCCATGCCGACGCCTACAGAGTTCTGGGAGGGTTGGGCTCAGAGACCAAACCAAAAGAGA GTCAAGATGGCAATGAGGAGGCAGAGATGGATGAGGACAGACAGGGAGAGCAGGTGGCCGCTAAGCAGCCTAAGAAACGACCTCAGAAGAAGACCGTGGAGCAGAACCTCAGTAACATCAATCTCTCTGAATCTGAAATGAAGTGTGAG GTGGACCCCATGTTCCAGCGCATGGCTGCTTCCTTCGATGAGAACAGCACAGCAGGTGTGTTCCTCTCTGTGTTATTCAGTGAGGACAGCCGCTGTGAGCTGCGCTTTCCTTCACATATGACCCTACTGAAGTCACAGCCGTCTCCCGTACAGATGCCACATCAGCACGTTCCTGCCTCGCCGTTCACAG CTCATTTGAAGACACTTGAGGAAAAACCCATCTGTCCGTCTTTAGAGGATTTCTCTTTTACTAGATGGACTCCTGAACAA ACGACAAACCTCAACCAGCTTCTTGAGAAGATGAAACAAGGAGAGCATGCATTCGATGTAAATGCCGACATTGAGCCGGAGGAGGACGATGGTCCAGATTTTGGGGATCATTTTGATGCCGACGTAGATGAGGGCAGACCAGGAGACTCTGAGGAGTATAAGGAACACAAAGATGCGTGTTTAAGGAGCCCTGAAAAAGGACGAG GTGTTATTCCTATTGGTCAGGTGGATATTGCCACCATGTGTATGCAGTTGTCTGATCAGCCCAGAGAGTACTCATACTTCAGTCCCAGGACAATGGCCTCTTGGGTTGGACCCGGCTACTGGCTTTTTAAACCAGGACATAAAC AGGATCACAAGCCAGACAAAGAACCTCGGAAGCGAGCGCCAAAAAATCCCCTGGTTATTGATTTTAAAGAAGATATTCACTTTCATAATTATTTTCGGACAACAAGA GCAGCTACCACTATTAGTAAGTCTGCTCTGAACAGCAGCAATAAGAAAACCACACTTCCAGCAGACTTCCAGTATCCACCTAGTAACCTTTCACAACTTAACCTCAAACCCTCCAACACA CTCAGTTCAGAGGGTAAGAAGAGATTATCGGGTGAGCTAGGGGAGGAAATAGGAGAGTACGACTACAATAACCCCAACGACACAGCCAACTTCTGTCCTGCTCTTCAG GAAGGAGATAGTGAGGATGCTGATGGATTTGCAGGATCTGATGACtctcagacagacagaccgaacCCTTTCTCTCTGGACACCGAGGATATCTCTACATATGGAGACGACTGTCTTGTCCCTGAGCCTCACAAA GTAAACATTATTGAGATAAACTACGCCAAGACAGCAAAGACAATGGACATGAAAAAGCTTAAGACCTCCATGTGGAGTTTTCTAACAGATAGTCCAGAAAAACCGAAG GAGGTGCAGAATGAGACAACGGAAGTACCTGGTGAAAAATCATTTAGCGAGTCTATTAGGAACCTTGTTCAAAG ACTCCCTTCGACCATGGCTACAAATCTTTCAGTCCCTCTTGCTTTTGTGGCCCTTCTTCACCTGGCTAATGAGAAG AACTTGGAGCTGCACAAGATTGACAGCATGACTGATATCATCATCAAACAAGGCCAATGA